A region of the Peredibacter starrii genome:
CCGTAAGGTCCCCTCTTTTTTATGTATGTGTACTAGATCTTAGTAACAAACGTCGTAACACTCGTACTGAAGTGAACAAGAGTAGTAAGTACAGTATTCAACGTAACCACACTCAGTTGTACAGTAGTAGTCAGAAGATGAACCACCGCCGCCGCCAGAGCCGTTAGCTACTGCGATTGCTACTGCGATGATAAGTAGACCGATTGCTGCGTAAACAAGAACGTCACCGTTCCATGAAGCACCTGAAGAGTAAGAGCGCTTCATAGTGTCCATCATATATTTAGAAGCTTCAGCACCAGTTAGTTTCTGGATTGAGATCATGTTGAAAGCAGTTTCAAGATCTTTAGCAACGCGAGCATCTTTAACTTCAGTTTTAGCGAATTCGATCAACTGAGCGTTAGTTAGACCTTTCGATTGAAGTTCACGAACTGTCTCATTGAATTTCTTCATTTGAGCTTCATAGAACTTTGTGTCTTTCTGGTCCCACTCAACAGTTAGTGAGTAGTTAAGTTCGTCGAAAGCGGCCTTTAGACCATTGTTTGTAACGGCCATTGCTTGAACTGTGAGAAGTGCAAACACCATCATCGATGTTAAAAGTTTCTTAAACACGTGTGCCTCCTGTTGGCAGGTTTATAATTACTGAGCGCTGTTTAACTCAAAGTGCAGATTCAATACAATTCAAAAAATCATCTGTATATTTTTTATCTCTTACAGACAGCAAAAACTGATGTCAGTCTGACACCAGCTTTAGATACCTCTAAGGTTAAGTGCCTTAAGTATGCGAAGCTTATCAACGAATGGCGACGCGCAACTCTCCTCACAAGTCTGGAGAATTCCTTCAATCAGCTGACCTCTGATGGTTGAGTTCGTCGTAAGTTTCTTACGAAGATCAAACATGAAGGCCTCGCCCTTCTCTTCTCCTAAGATTTCTTTTAAAGACCACAACATACCGAATACAAAGTCAGTGTTTGCATACTCAGTCATCTCAAACTGAATCATGTAGTCCTGTTTTCTCTCAGCATCTTTACCACTGTAGGTGTTGTACTTCTTAATGTGTTTTGCAAGCTCCGGTGAGTTCGCAATTTGTCCCGCGAAGAAATCCGCCATCCCTTCAATGATCGCAGTTGAATGCGAAAGAACTAAGTGATCAGACAGAGCAACGTGTGCGTACTCGTGATAAATAATTTCCGGAACTACGGCCGTATCAAGCCAGTACCACTTGCGTGAGAACGCCTTTGTGATTGGATCGAAGGCCTGATATCCAACTTCGATAATTACTGACGCACCAACTGTACGAATAATACTTTCTTTTGGATCTAGTGAAACTCCGTCCTCTGTTAAAGCAAGAACTGTCGTGAGCAAGAAACGTTGAAGCGACTGCATGTGAGTCTGATTTCTGAATTGTTTCATCAGAACCTGCATCTCACGGTTAGCAGTATTGTTGACGCGAAGGTCTCTCACGTGAATTTTCTTAGAAGGTCTGAACCAAATCTCAGTGCCCCAAGGTTTTACACCACGAGACTCAAGACCCTTACCGGCCGGAACCGTAAGAGCGTTATTGTACTGAGGCTCCATATTGTCATGAGCGAAGTGACCAAGCTCAGAGAACTGATTGGTATGATCAATACGAATCGTCATCTGCGGAATTGCGGCCGCATGTTTTGACTTCATATGGTTCACGAAATATTCGCGGGCCTTGGTCAAATGATAATAAGTCGTGGCCGCACGGAAAGTGAGTGCTTTATCATCAGTAAACTTAATCGCCTCGTCACTTTTCCCGCGAACAATTTTAAAGTGCGCCCCTTCAAAGGCCTCAGCAGACGTGAGGTCTTTCAAGACCACTTCCGTTACCACCGGTTTGTTTTTCTCGGTGCGGATCAGGGCCTCAAACTTGCGCTCAAGTGATTGAGCGAAAGACAGAGTGGGAACTAAAAGAGTGACCAATAATAGTTTTGTTTTCATATTAAAATAAACTCGTTGGATCTAGTTCATTACCGTTTTTAGATTTTTCAGTTGTTGCTTCGATTACCACGATCGCAAGCGCCGGGATAAATCCATATGGAGGAGGAATTACCACTGTTGCTACTGAGCTCGCGATATTCACCCACACACGTGCCTTCTCCCACCATGTCTTCTTCGGATTCCAGATGTCCTGAAGACTCGCAAGTTCTTCAATTTCAGAAGCAGTCACGATACCGATCTCGTAGGCCGCGGCCATAAGATCAAGGTAACCAGGCTGACGACCTTCGAAGTATGTATTGAGTGAAAGCTGGGTCATTTCTTTTCTTAGGATTCTAATGGCAAAACGGAAACGCTCCATTGGCTCAAGCGTGATGGTCTCGGCCAGAGTTTCCTTGTTGTATACCAAGATCTCGATCTTTGGAGATTCCAGGCGCTCACGGAGCTTCTTGATCACGTTACCCATCAGCATGATTTGAAGATCAGTGTAGTTCTCCAGGAGACGAGTACGGTGACTTACTTTTTCTTTATCTACTTTTTGCGTGATGTAGTTACTCTTCTCGTTTGGATCGCGCAGAGGATATTGAAGACGAAGGCCACCAATCTTCTGGTGGTATGACTTAAGCGTCAGCGTGCTGTTTTGTAGATCGTTGGCACGGGCCTGCTCAAGTTTCTTATAGAGGTCTTGAGAGATAAGCCTGTTATCAAAGGCCGTAATATAAAGAGATTCAATCTGGTGATCTTTAAGTTGCTTATTAACCTTCAGCATTTCACCATAAAGAGCGCGATAGCCTTCATCAAAACAACCGTTCTTTAAAAAACGTTTTTCAAATGAACCAATAAGCTCCAATGCTTCATTCGTTGTTTTTGAATCTGGAAGATAGGTGTCTTTTTGTTCACGACCATTGTATCTCACATAAGAAGAAGTCGTATCGTTGGCCTTGAGAAGAAGCTTCATGACCGTATCATCGATATGATTTTCTGAACGTAGATAGTAGATCGCTCCTACCAGTTGATTAAAGCGGGGGTTTCTAGCTTTAAGTTTATTTTCTAATGAAGCGTTCAGGTCAAAGCTACAGAGCTTCTGAGGAGTTGTGTCTTTTAATGTGTCTTCAAGGGCGTCTTCAATCTCAGCAGCGCTCACCTGCCCCAGGGCCTTATTCATCGACTTTATATAAGAACTGGTGGCGTAGTAGCTTTTCCCTTCGCGATCATTGCGAAGATTCACTGTCTGAGCAGCGAATAGCGGCATGGAGATAAGCCATAATCCAATAAAAAGGCGCATACTTGGTCCTTGAAGGTTTTGCGCGATTCTAGCATCGCGTCAAAAACCATCCTAGGGACCAAGTAAAAAAGTAATGGCTGCTAAATTTGATTGATATCTAGAACTTATGGCCTTTATGGAGAATTCTTAAGGTCAGATAGAACGAGTCGAACCACCCTGCGTATGCTCTTTTCATGATCTTCGTCGCTTGAGAAGGCAATCTGAGTATTGTTTTTCAATACACATGCATGAATCAAGGCCAGATGAGAAACATGGCTAAAAAGTGTGCGCATCGCCCAGACAATTTCCTCTTCAGACTTCTCGCCTACTTCTTTTTTAATGGCCTCGGTGATGATACTTCCGCCTGGAGGACCGAAATAGCCATCATCCGTTCCCTGCGAAACGAGATTATGCGAGTGCTGAGATGACATCATCATTTTGAAATGCGAAAGAAGATCAGGACTATTGGCCATGTAGTATTTGAAAAGTTCAACAAGGGTCGACTCCAAATTTCCATGGCTCACTTCATAGAGACGTTTAACTTCCTGAGCACACTCAATGTATCCAGCATTAAGGATTTCAAGGAAAAGCTTCTCTTTGCTGGAGAAGTGATAGTTCACTGAGGCCACATTCACTTCGGCTGAACGGGCAATATCACGGACCGAAGTTCCTTCAAATCCCTGATGCGCGAATAGAACTCGCGCAATTTCCATGATCTTCTTTTTGGTATCAATATTTTGATCTGTCATTACTCAGCAGCTCCCTGCAGTCCTGGTTGATTAGCGTTGCTCCCAGTAAATCTGCCGATTAATGGGAGTCTCGCTACAAGTTTCATTAGGTCTTCAATGATAGCATAACCTGCAGGTATCCAGACAAGAGTAAGAATCGTTCCCGTAGTTAGACCCCACGCCATTGCTAGTGTCATAGGAACTAACATCGCATCCGCACCACCGATTCCATATGCCGTCGGGAATAATCCACCCATAGTTGTTAATGATGTCGCCATAACAGGTTTTAATCTGATGGTCGGTGCTTGGATTAAAATTTCTCTAAGCGGCATTTTTCCTTCACTTCGCATTTGGTTGATGAAGTCGATCAGAATGATACCGTTGTTAACAATAATTCCAGCTAGACCAATAACACCAATCATAGCGAGGAAGCTTACAGGTCGGCCATGGGCCCAGAAGGCAACAGAGACACCTAAAAGTCCAAGTGGAATGGTGGTCATGATAAGACCTGGAGCAAGATAAGATCTGAAGATATAAACCATGATGGCGTAAATTCCCACCAACGCGAGGATCATGGCGTTCCCTAATGAGGCCATAGATTCATTGGTACTCTCCTGCTCACCTCCAAAGACCATCGTCACATCAGGGTGGGCCTGAGTGTAGCGTGCGAAGGAATCAGAAACGACTGCATTGGCAAGAACAGAAGTAATCACTTCCGGTTCGATATTTGCGGTCACAGTTTTAGCACGTTTAAAATCGTAACGTTTAACTTGTGGAGTTCCACGAGAAGTTTCTAGTTTTGCCAACAATGAAAGTGGCACCAGATTTCCGCGGGCATCCATAATTTTAACATTGCCTAAATCGGCCACGCTGGACTTTGATACGTCCCCGAACTTAACTTTTAGCTCTGCCTCTTTGTTATTAAGAGTAACGTCTGAGACAAATGTTCCTGAGAGGGCCGTACGTACAGTGTTTCCTACTGCAGCTGCCGTTAATCCCAAACGATCGAGTTTTTCGAAATCAAGCACCACACTCACTTCAGGTGGACCATAGACTTCGTCAACTTTCGCATCGAACACACCTTTAGTGTTTTTAAGGTCAGCGAGAATTTTCCCAATCAATTCATCAAGACTTTTACCATTGTTTGATCGGAAGATGACCGTAACAGGTGCACCTACAGGAGGTCCGTTGATCTGCTCTTCGAAAGTCAGATTGGTTGCTCCTTCGATTTTAATCTTACGAAGTTTTGCAAGGAACTCAGTATGAGGCACATTGAATTTTGCAAAATCGGTGGCGTACATTTTTACAAGCCCTACGTTATCACCGTTTTGTCCTCGAACATCTGTAGCATCAGGTAATGAAGTTCCTGCAAGTGAAACAGAGTGCTTAAGATACTCTTTCCCCAGAGCGGCCTTGATTTTTTCTTCCAGCTCCTGAGTCACTTCATAGGTTCTTTCTACCTTGGTGTCTTCCGGCATTTCCACTCTCGCCAGATAGATCTCAGTTTGATCAGGTGGGAACAACATGAATTTATTGAACACGCCAATCATCACAAATGAGAAGACAATAATCCCAAACACGCCTGCAGCGGTAATGTAGCGGTGATCAATGGTCCATGCCATAAATCTGGAAAAGATGGCCGACACTTTGTCGAACCAGCCGGATTTCTTGTCCTCTACACCTTTCACATCCAGATTTCGCGAAGAAACATGCAAGCGCATAGGGAGAAGCAGGAAACATTCAAATAGACAAAATAAAAGCGCAGCGGTCACAACAATAGGAATGGGAGCAATAAAACGTCCCATAATTCCGGTCGTAACAAGCATAGGTAAAAACGCAGCAATGGTTGTGAAAGCCGTGGCAGAAATAGGGATCCACATGGTTTCGATTGTTTCAACGGCCGCATCCAAAGATGATGATCCCAACTGTCGACGTCGAATATACTCTTCCGCAATTACAATACTGTTGTCCACTAACATCCCCATCGCAATAATAAGCGCCAAGATGGTAATGGAGTTCAAAGTCATATCAAAGTAAGGCATTAAACCCAAAGTAGCGAGAAGGATCACTGGAAGTGAAATGGCCACCATAATTCCAAGACGGCCATGCATAAAGAACATCAGGACAGAAATAACCACAATCAATCCGGAAATGGCGTTACCAGAAAGCGTGCTAAGCTTGGCCTCTACGTTTTGTCCTTCATTGAAGTAAATGACAAAACGCGCTTTATCTTTATAAGTTTCTTCATAACGTTTGATTGTGGGATTCACTCCGCCAACCAGCTTCAAAGTATCCGAGCCGCCTTTTTTTAGAACAGTCAGAAGTGTCGCAGGTTCACCCATGTAACGGGTCAAAACTCGCGGTTCCTCCTCCCCGTCCTTAACTGTTGCAACAT
Encoded here:
- a CDS encoding TetR/AcrR family transcriptional regulator encodes the protein MTDQNIDTKKKIMEIARVLFAHQGFEGTSVRDIARSAEVNVASVNYHFSSKEKLFLEILNAGYIECAQEVKRLYEVSHGNLESTLVELFKYYMANSPDLLSHFKMMMSSQHSHNLVSQGTDDGYFGPPGGSIITEAIKKEVGEKSEEEIVWAMRTLFSHVSHLALIHACVLKNNTQIAFSSDEDHEKSIRRVVRLVLSDLKNSP
- a CDS encoding efflux RND transporter permease subunit, with translation MKNLAKFFIENPKLTVVFSLFLLLFGWQGLSTMNAESYPSVDFATAIIETEYFGATPEDIEVKITKPIEDELRGISGLKDVRSTSQAGRSKIVVRVDMDNPKVVVKDVMGDIQRAIDRTKDLPTDLQDKPKFTEIKSEEFAAMEIAVIGPNLNRQRDIIADALKEDIEDDKNVKSVNLDGYREREFEINLSRQKLDQYHIGVDEVLRKIGARNSNIPGGELETSSTQRMVKVDAKIKTAQELGMTPIRSTFSGGVLYLKDVATVKDGEEEPRVLTRYMGEPATLLTVLKKGGSDTLKLVGGVNPTIKRYEETYKDKARFVIYFNEGQNVEAKLSTLSGNAISGLIVVISVLMFFMHGRLGIMVAISLPVILLATLGLMPYFDMTLNSITILALIIAMGMLVDNSIVIAEEYIRRRQLGSSSLDAAVETIETMWIPISATAFTTIAAFLPMLVTTGIMGRFIAPIPIVVTAALLFCLFECFLLLPMRLHVSSRNLDVKGVEDKKSGWFDKVSAIFSRFMAWTIDHRYITAAGVFGIIVFSFVMIGVFNKFMLFPPDQTEIYLARVEMPEDTKVERTYEVTQELEEKIKAALGKEYLKHSVSLAGTSLPDATDVRGQNGDNVGLVKMYATDFAKFNVPHTEFLAKLRKIKIEGATNLTFEEQINGPPVGAPVTVIFRSNNGKSLDELIGKILADLKNTKGVFDAKVDEVYGPPEVSVVLDFEKLDRLGLTAAAVGNTVRTALSGTFVSDVTLNNKEAELKVKFGDVSKSSVADLGNVKIMDARGNLVPLSLLAKLETSRGTPQVKRYDFKRAKTVTANIEPEVITSVLANAVVSDSFARYTQAHPDVTMVFGGEQESTNESMASLGNAMILALVGIYAIMVYIFRSYLAPGLIMTTIPLGLLGVSVAFWAHGRPVSFLAMIGVIGLAGIIVNNGIILIDFINQMRSEGKMPLREILIQAPTIRLKPVMATSLTTMGGLFPTAYGIGGADAMLVPMTLAMAWGLTTGTILTLVWIPAGYAIIEDLMKLVARLPLIGRFTGSNANQPGLQGAAE